DNA from Roseimicrobium sp. ORNL1:
CCACCGCCAGCCTCGATCTGCAGGCCGAGCAACAATTCATGAACTGTCTGGGAAACTACCTCGCGGGAGATCCTGCACGCACCCTGGTGGTGTCCACGCACAAGTCGAACCTCCTCAAGCTCACCAACCGCGTCATCATCCTGCATGAGGGCAAGGTGCATCATGATGGTCCTTCAGAGAATGCCATTGAGCAGCTCAATGACAAGGCACGGGCACAGCATCCACTTGCCGCACAACCACAAGTTCGCGCATCCAGAGTATGAGCACGGTACTACATTTCAGGGACGGTCAGGACGCGAGCGCTCGCAAGGGCTGGCGCGCATCTGACATGCGGCGCAACTCCACGCACGGGGACACCAGGAAGCGACGCGAGATTGTGGAGAATGAGGACGCGGATTTCGTGAGCGGAGCGCGAGTGCTGCTCAGCCGTCGCGGGCGGAAGTTGCGTGCGCTCGGTCCCTGGCTGGCAGTCGGCTGCGTGGGACTTTTCGTGTGGTGGGCCTCGCAGGCGGAGATCGAGGAGGTAACCCGAGGTCATGGAAAGGTGATTCCCTCTCAAGCGGTGCAAATCATCCAGAGTCTGGAAGGCGGCCTTGTCGAAGAGCTGAATGTCGAGGAAGGACAGACGGTGGAAATAGGCCAGCCACTGGTGCGGATTCGTGATGTTATCTTCGCCTCGAACTATCAGGAGAACGTGGCGCGTCGCGAGGTGCTGGAGGCGCGCCTGGTGCGGCTGCAGGCAGAGACGGAGCGGGCGCCTGGTGTCGTCTTCCCTCCCGGCGTGCGTGAGGATCTGGTGGCGACGGAGAGCAAGCTTTTCGAAAAACGCAAGGCCGACCGGCTCGCCACTCAGGCCAGTCTGGAGAGCCGGCTCAAACTGATGCGTCGCGAAGAAGATCTCTTGCAAACAGGTGCTGCGACCCGCGCCGTGTCACCGATTGAGATCATACGCGCCCAGAAGGAGATTGCCGCGGTGGTGGGGGACTTGCAGACTTTAAATTCGAACTTCGAGCGCCTCGCCATGGAGCAACTGGACAAGGATCGCGTGGAGTATGAGTCGGTGATGCAGGCCATCAAGCGGGACAAGGACCGGCTCGATCGCACGGTGATTCGTTCTGAGGTGCGCGGCATCGTGAACAAGATTTACATCAACAGCGTCGGTCGTGTGGTGCCGAGTGGTGCGGACATCATGGCCATCGTCCCGCTGGATGACACGTTGCTCCTGGAGGCCTACATCAAGCCCTCGGACATCGGCTTCCTCAGTCCGGGCGCAAAGGCGCGGGTGAAGTTCACTGCCTATGACTTCTCCATCTACGGCGGGTTGGACGGAGAGGTGGAGCGCATCGGTGCAGATACGGTGACGGATGAGCCCGGCAGACCCGCACGCACCACGGCGGGACTCGGAGCCTCACGGCAGGAGGCCAGCTACTATCCCATCAGTGTGCGCACGCACAAGAATACCTTGGGCATGGATAAAAAAGGCAGAGAGCTTTCCATCATTCCCGGCATGGTTGCCGAGGTAGACATCATCACTGGCAGAAAGACAATCCTCAACTATCTGCTCACGCCGATTTATCGAGCGAAGGAGCGCGCCCTTCGCGAGCGCTGAGAGATACAAACCATCACTGCTGAAGACTCGCAGGTCGACACGGCTGCCGCAAGACGGTACGCCGACCGGGATGCCACCCAGCGTCATGGCGGAGCTTTGTCCTTATGCAGGAGGTGATAAAGACAAAAACAAACATGCACGCACAACATGAAAACGATAATGCCACTGATAGTGGGCACCTGCGTGGCGGTCCTCGGGACGGCCAGGGCAGGGGAGGGCGGTGAGAGTGCTCCCAGGGGGAGCATCACTCTAAAGGAAGCCATCACCAAGGCGTTGACTTACGATCCCACAGTTCGAAAGATCTTCGCGGATGTGATCCAGGCGGATGGCTTTGCGAAGGAAATGCGCGCGGATATGCGCCCCCAGGTATTCCTGGAGGCTTCCGCAGGAGGTGAGCGACGGGATCGAAGTTCCGATGGCCTCGCTGCCAGTGACGAGTGGCTCTTCAGCAGGAGCGCCAGTCTCGTGGCACGCCAGCTCATCTGGTCGAAAGGCTACTTTTCCAATCGTTACAAAGATGCCCAGCAACGCCGCGAGGCCTCGCTGATGCTGGAGAAGGAACAGCGCGAACTCACGGCCTATGCCGTCACGGGTGTCTTCCTGGACATCATCCACGCGAGGAGACAGATTGTGTATGCGGAGAATAATGTGTCAGAGCACAGCCGCGTGCTGGGCCTGGCAAAAGAGCGAGCCGAAGCTGCCGGTACCCAGGCGGACGTGGATCTCTCCGATGCCCGCTACAATCTGGCGCTCAATCTGGTGCGGGAACGCCGGCTGGCCCTGAAGCAGGCCGAAGCGAAGTACGTGCGACTGGTCGGTGAGCAGGTCCCCAATTCACTGGCCATGCCACGAGTGCCGACGGTGAAGTCCTTTGACTCACTCGATTTCCACCAGAACTGGCACTACCTGGCCACCCTGCACCAGTCGAGCGCGGCTGCTCTGCAGAAAGAGGCCTTGAAAGGTAAGTACGCACCGCGTTTCTACCTTGAGGGCCGGGGCACAGTGGGTCAGGACGTCGATGGCATCAAGGGCCGGGACAACTCAGCAAGTGCCATGATCGTCATGAGCTGGGATCTCTTCGATGGTGGTCGCCGGAAAGCGGAGATTCAGCAGGCATCTGCAGACATTGAGCGGCAGGAGGCCATCACCCAGGAGGTGTTGGATACTCTTCGCCAGGATGCGGCGGCTCACTGGGCGGACTATACGTCTGCCGGATACCGTCTTGACCTGCTTAGGAAGTACTCCAAAAGCCTGAAAGGTACCGTGGGCTTGTATCGCGAGCAGTTTGATCTCGGCACGCGCCCACTGCTAAGCATGCTGGACATTCAAAACGAAGTCACCTCGGCAAACATCCGCATCGCTGATGAGGAGCGGGACCAGGCGAAGCTGGGCTACAGCCTCCTGTACTTCACCAGTGGACTCATCACATACGCCGCCGGGGCGGAGCAGATTGCGACTCCTCGCGAGCCGGATGGCAGCACCCCAGTCCCAGGGCGGCCCATGGGTGACCGCGTTCCCGAACCGGTGGAACTCGCACACGCGCGTTCCCTCGGGCAGCGGCCTTCGAAGTAGAAGCAGGGGTGACAAACCAATCATGCAGTGCGTGCATGACGCGCGGTGGGAGAGGGCAGAGCCATGGCTTGGTCCGCCTGCCGCGCGACACACCACTGCATTCTCTTCTATATTAGGGAGAGCTATTCAGCCAGAACGCGTTCAGCGGGGTGTCTGTTCCTCCAAGCCTTTCGTGTAAGACCAAAGGCTCATGGACCCCCTGGAACCACCGTGGCAACATGGAGTAACCAGCACAGCCCGTCGAGATCGCGGCACCATGCCGCCGATCTTGGGCTGTGCTTCATTCGCAACTTAACCCCACTTCTATTTTCCTATGAGCAATCTCGTCGTCGTCGGATTCCACAACGCAACAGACGCTTTTGAAATGCGCGCTGCTCTCGCAAAATTGCAGACGCAGTATCTGATTGAAATGGACGACGCGGTGGTCGTCACCCGTGATGACAAAGGCAAGGTGCAGTTGCATCAGGCCGTGAACCTTACGGCGACCGGGGCCATCGGCGGTGCATTCTGGGGCATGCTCATCGGGATGTTGTTCTTCAATCCGCTGCTCGGTGCTGCGGTGGGGGCCGGCTCCGGCGCTCTCTCCGGGAAGCTCTCGGACCTCGGCATCGATGACAAGTTCATGAAGGAGCTGGGCGAGACGCTGAAGGACAACTCTTCAGCGTTGTTCGTGCTCGTGCGCAAGTCCACGCCGGACAAGGTGCTGGAAGGTTTGAAGGATTTCGCGGGGAAAGGCCACGTCATTCAAACGTCGCTCACCAAGGATAACGAAGAAGCGCTGAAAAAATTCATGGAAGGGAAGTAAGTCACAGCGCCATGGCGAGGGAGCCTTTCTCCCAAAGAGCTCCCCATTCCCTTTCTTTCCATTCATCTGCTCTGATTTCATCTCAACCAACACAAGCCATGAAAACGAAATGTCTTCAATGCGTGCAGCTCGCCTGCGTCCTTCTCGCAGCCTCCACTCTTGCCTCCTGTGTGGCCGGTCACGTGGATCGCGTGGAAGATCGCGTCGATCGCGCGGAGAACCGCTATGATCGCCGTCATTGGAGCGGTCCTGGTGACCACTATGAAAACCGTCTCGACCGCCGGGAAGGGGTACGTGACAAGGGCCGCGGCCGTTGGGGTCTGTAATTTCGGGGGGTGTGATGCGTGGATGAATCGAGGGTTCGATTCATCCGCATCCAGAGCCGGCTCGCACTGGGACATGTAGTGTGTCATGCCCGGGTGCGGGCCGGTGTTTTTGTGGGGAGGATGGGTGGAGCGGGCTGCATTGGATTCAACACAGAGACGCAGAGGAGCTTCGGAGACTGAGCACTGACGATGCCAGCCGTGGGGGGAAGTCCAAGGCGCAAAGTGCAGACCATTCATCAAAAACATGGCGGCGTGATGTGAGCACCGCCACGATGATTGTATGGAAATTGCGCGCGCTTAGTTCTCCAGAATCCTGGAGCTGCGTACGATGTCACGCACGGCGGGCTGGTCGGTCACGATGACGGTGGTGCCGGGGCTGATGACATCATAGACCTTGGTGGCGAAGTCGGGATTCACGCGCAGGCGTTTGCCGAGGTCGTCCACATCCAGCTTGGCGCCACTGCTGGTCACGCGCATCCACTTGCGGGCGGCGCGGCCGGGTGCCCACCAGCTTGGTTTGTTGGTGGTACCTTCCAGCATGGTGAAGACATGGTTGCCAAGTTCCTTGCGTGAGCCCAGGAAACCACCGCTTTTGATTTCGATGGAAGCGCGCCCGATGGGATTGCCATTGCGATAGACGTACAGCGCCTTGTCCGCGCCGCTCACCACCATGGTGATGGGGCCACTGGTGCTGCGCTCGGGCTTCCACTCATAGTCATTTTTTCCCAGCGGACGCACCATCGCCGGATTGAAATCCGTAGGCGCGAGCATCAGACCGGGATTCGAGGCGAGGTACGGTGTGGGTGTCTTGCCATCGCCGACCACCACGGTGCCTCCCTTGGCAGTGATCTGGAAGAGCTGCTGGGAGAAGTCATAGGGCAGACGGATGCAGCCGTGGCTGGCAGGGTAGCCGGGCAGGTTTCCGGAGTGCATGGCGATACCGCTCCAGGTGAGACGCTGCATGTTGGGCATGGGCGCGTTGTCGTAAGTCTTTGAGTAGTGTGTTTTGTTTTTCTCCAAGATGGTGAAGACCCCGCCGGGGGTGGAGTGACCTTGCGACCCAGTGCTCACCGTGGAGCGACCGATGAGAATGCCGTTGCGATACACGTGCATCATCTGCTGGGGCACGCTCACCAGCACCATGACAGGGCCACTCGGAGAGACCTGGGGATTCAACCAATACTCACCCGGTTTCAATGCACCTGTGGGCCTGCCCGTGGGGGAACCCTTGGTGTGGAAGGAAGGCATCTCCATCGCCGGGGAAGAACCCAGGAGCGCTACGAGCATGGTGGTGGCAATCAAGAACCGCATGGTGTGGGAATGGGGGTTGAACGGGAGGGGAGAAATAGCTTATGGCTTCCTTGGCGGGCGCTGCCGGAGCCGCGGCGACTTTGGCACGAAGACTGCAATGGTCCATCGGACATTGGTCGTACCGCGGGGTCTGCTTGAAATTGCGGTCAGGAACCCTCGCAGGATCAAAGCTGGCCTTCCAGCGGCAGGCAGCCAAGAAGGTTGACTTTCATACGCTGCCAGGCAGTGGTCGCGGGTTCGGTGGTGTACCGGACTTCGTGCCCATCTTCGGTGGCAATCCAGACGAGTTTCCCGCCTTCGAGCTGTACCCGGTAGGCGTGCCGCTCCAGGCCCTGGAGAGACTTTCGTGTGAGCTCCGAGGCGAGTTCCGGACAGGCGATGATGACGCCGATCTCGGTGTTCAGCCGGAGCGAACGTGGATCCAGATTCATGGAGCCGATGAAGGTCGTGTGCTCGTCAAAGGTGAATGTCTTGGCGTGCAGGCTGGCCTTGTTGGAGCTACCGAATGGAGAAGACCCGCCGCTGCCACCACCGGTGCCGGCAACCGGCTTGAGTTCATACACCTCCACACCTGCGCGCAGCAGAGGTTTGCGATAACGTTTGTAGCCGGCATGGACTGCCGCCACATCCGTCGAGGCGAGTGAATTGGTGAGAACGACGACCCGCACACCACGCGCCCTGAGATTGCTGAAGAGATCCACGCCCTGCTTTTCTGGAATGAAGTAGGGCGATACCACGAACAGCACCTTTTGCGTGTCATCTACAATGGAGCGCAACTGTGGTGCGAGATGCGTGGCACGGTCATTGGCAGCGGTGGTGACTTTCTCCGGCGCATCATACACGGCCCAGGCACGGGCTGGAAGGAACGCGAGGTTTCCATTCCTGAGTTTGGCGGACAGCGGATTCTCTATCGCGGCGGCGAGAGTTGGCGAAGCTTGTGCCTGCGTGAGTTTTGCCTCGAAGGCACTGCGGCGCAGGGCAAGTTGTTCCGGCGTTTCGTGCTTCTGGGATAGGGCGGAGATTCCGATGGAAGAGGGACTGTTCCAGTAGGCATCGAACTGGCGGGACACGTCCTGCACCACTGGTCCCACGGTGACGACGTCGAGGTCGGCGAAGTTCACGTCCCCGTGAGCACCGAAGTATTCGTCGCCAATGTTTCTGCCTCCCACAATGGCGGCCTGATTGTCCGCGATGAAGGTCTTGTTGTGCATGCGGCGATTGGCACGCTTGAAATCGAGCAGCGCTCCCAGCATCCTCGCCGAGCGCAGGGTCACGGGATTGAAGAGCCGCACTTCAATATTTGGGTGATTGTCCAGCACCTGCAGTCCTTCGTCAGATGCCATGGTACCGATGTCATCCAGCAGCAGGCGCACTTTCACCCCACGGTCGGCGGCCTTCAGCAGCTTCGTGACGAAGAGCACGCCAGACTCATCGCTATGCCAGATATAGTACTGCACATCGAGGCTCTTGTCGGCAAGGTCTGCGAGGGCCAGTCGCGCGGCAAGCGCATCAGGACCTTTGGCCAGGGCATGCACGCCTGTCTGGCCTGGATGCCCTGTGGTAAATTGCCGGGCCATGTGTGCCACCCGGGTGTTCCCTGTGTCCTTACGCGCGAAGGACTGCACACGGCCAGAGGTGTCAGGAAGTCCGGCGCATGAGGCAAGGGTGAGCGCCGCGATGCCAAGCGCGAACTGACGATTCATGTTGAAGAAGAGGCCAGAGGCACGGCGGGAGCCCATGAGATTCAGAGGAGGCATTGCGATCAAGGGTCAAGCAGCGGGCGTTTTGGTGTCTCCGCGACTTTGAATGAAGAATTCCGAGAACACCGCGAAGAACATGCCGGTGGAGAGTCCGCACATCAAGATGCCGGTGAGGGACTCGACGCCACCGACCAGTCGCCAGTCTTGTGGCAGTACCAGATCGCCGTAGCCGGTGGTGGTGTAGGTCACGACGCTGAAGTAGGCGGCTGTGGTGAGATCCGGCATGGCACCTGCCCAGCAATAGTGGAAGGCCCAGACGGCAATCTGAGTCAGGTGCAGGAGGATGGTCCATCCGGCGACACGAATGAGAATCCAGACCGCAGTGCGAACGTGTTGCTTCGCTGCGGCGGGTTGCTTGCGCAGCCAGCGGAGGAGATAGATGAGTCCCGTGGCGTGAATGGCCACACAGAAGGCCATGAGGCACCAGGCGACGAGGAGATTCGCTAGCATGCAGGTGGCGGCACAATCAATGGACCACCGAAACATTTGGTGGCTTGCTCAGCGCCCACTCAATGGCATCCAGCAGGGCCTGACCGTCCACGGGTTTGCGGAAGAAACCGGCGGCTCCGGCGCGCTGGGCCGTATCGCGGGTCTCCGGTGTATCGTGAGCAGTGGTGAAGATCACCGGAAGATGGCGGCCTGCCTTTTCCAACAGCCCGGGCAGGGCGAGGCCACTGCTGCCTGGCATCTTGATATCCGAGACGACGCAGGCATTCTCATCCGATACCTCGGTGGTGAGGAATTCTTCGACGTTGCAAAATGTCCGCGGTTCCATCTTGGCCGAGCGAACGAGTCGCGCATAGGCCGCTCGAACCGAGGGCTCGTCATCGACAATGTAAATTTGAATGGGCGTGGCCAACATGGGGCGGTTGTCTAACGCCCTATACTCTTCGATAACGGCGGGCTGGCTACCATCGGACCTAGGTCGTACACCGCTCTCCGGCAGGTCTGGGGATTGGCCCTGGCTTCCTTGCAATGTAGAGCCAACAGGCGGAGGGGAGGCTTTTCCGCTTGCGTATGACATCGGTGCCCGCTCTCAGCCACGTTGGCTGTCCACCAGTGCCTCCACACAGGGCACGGAGAAGGCAAACACCGCGCCTCCATCTTCATGGTTGCAGGCGGCGATGAAACCATCATGGGCCTCGATCATGCGGCGGCAAATGGAAAGTCCCATGCCGAGCCCGCCGGATTTGGTGGTGAAGAAGGGCTGGAAAATCGAGGATAGCTCTTTGGCTGGGATGCCGCTGCCGTGATCGCGCACCTTCACCGTCACCTTGGTTTTGGTCGCCTGGGTGGTGATGTCTATGCGGCGATTCGCTGCCGGGGTGTCCTTCATGGCATGGATCGCATTCATCAGAAGGTTCACCAGAATCTGCTGCATTTCCACGCGTGTGGCATGCACCTTTGGCGGTGAGGGGTCCAGGAAATAGCGGACTTCGATGTTTTGACTCACGAATTCGCTGTGCAGGAACTCCGTCACTTCGTAGATCACCTCATTCAGGCAGCAGTCTTCCCGCGGCGGGGAGGCATTGCTCAGCATGGCACGGAGATGGTGCACAACCCCGCCGGCCCGTCTGCCGTCCCGGGCGATATCATCCAGGATGGCACCTACTTCCTCCGGCTCGATGGTGCCGGAGGAGAGGAACCTGCGGCCAGCCTGGGCATTGCTGAGAATGGCGGTGAGCGGCTGGTTCAGCTCATGCGCGAGGGCGGCGGCGAGTTCGCCCAGCATGGAGGCGCGGGCACTGTGCGCGATCTCCTCGCGCAGTTGCTCGGCGCGCTCCTCAGCGCGGCGGCGGCCAATAACGTTGGCAATAATCTGGGCCACCAGTTTCAGCTCAGTGACCTCATCCGGGAGCCACTTGCGCTCCGCGAGGACGGTGGTGAAGGCCAGCACGCCGAAGGTGCGACCGGTCCCGATGAGGGGAATGCAAATCAGCGATTTGGGACCGTTTGCGCGAAACAGTGCTGCCTCCCGGCTAGCTTCTGGAGGGAGCTCGCTCCATCTCGTGAACTGGAAGACTTCACCACGGATAATCTTCTCGTGTATCCAGGGAAAGTTTTCCTCAGGCTGGAAGCGTGGCAGGAGAGGGGGAAATCCGGGGCGCTGCCAGTGATGGGTCAGCATCATGCCGCCGG
Protein-coding regions in this window:
- a CDS encoding HlyD family efflux transporter periplasmic adaptor subunit — encoded protein: MSTVLHFRDGQDASARKGWRASDMRRNSTHGDTRKRREIVENEDADFVSGARVLLSRRGRKLRALGPWLAVGCVGLFVWWASQAEIEEVTRGHGKVIPSQAVQIIQSLEGGLVEELNVEEGQTVEIGQPLVRIRDVIFASNYQENVARREVLEARLVRLQAETERAPGVVFPPGVREDLVATESKLFEKRKADRLATQASLESRLKLMRREEDLLQTGAATRAVSPIEIIRAQKEIAAVVGDLQTLNSNFERLAMEQLDKDRVEYESVMQAIKRDKDRLDRTVIRSEVRGIVNKIYINSVGRVVPSGADIMAIVPLDDTLLLEAYIKPSDIGFLSPGAKARVKFTAYDFSIYGGLDGEVERIGADTVTDEPGRPARTTAGLGASRQEASYYPISVRTHKNTLGMDKKGRELSIIPGMVAEVDIITGRKTILNYLLTPIYRAKERALRER
- a CDS encoding TolC family protein, with protein sequence MPLIVGTCVAVLGTARAGEGGESAPRGSITLKEAITKALTYDPTVRKIFADVIQADGFAKEMRADMRPQVFLEASAGGERRDRSSDGLAASDEWLFSRSASLVARQLIWSKGYFSNRYKDAQQRREASLMLEKEQRELTAYAVTGVFLDIIHARRQIVYAENNVSEHSRVLGLAKERAEAAGTQADVDLSDARYNLALNLVRERRLALKQAEAKYVRLVGEQVPNSLAMPRVPTVKSFDSLDFHQNWHYLATLHQSSAAALQKEALKGKYAPRFYLEGRGTVGQDVDGIKGRDNSASAMIVMSWDLFDGGRRKAEIQQASADIERQEAITQEVLDTLRQDAAAHWADYTSAGYRLDLLRKYSKSLKGTVGLYREQFDLGTRPLLSMLDIQNEVTSANIRIADEERDQAKLGYSLLYFTSGLITYAAGAEQIATPREPDGSTPVPGRPMGDRVPEPVELAHARSLGQRPSK
- a CDS encoding DUF1269 domain-containing protein; the encoded protein is MSNLVVVGFHNATDAFEMRAALAKLQTQYLIEMDDAVVVTRDDKGKVQLHQAVNLTATGAIGGAFWGMLIGMLFFNPLLGAAVGAGSGALSGKLSDLGIDDKFMKELGETLKDNSSALFVLVRKSTPDKVLEGLKDFAGKGHVIQTSLTKDNEEALKKFMEGK
- a CDS encoding L,D-transpeptidase; protein product: MRFLIATTMLVALLGSSPAMEMPSFHTKGSPTGRPTGALKPGEYWLNPQVSPSGPVMVLVSVPQQMMHVYRNGILIGRSTVSTGSQGHSTPGGVFTILEKNKTHYSKTYDNAPMPNMQRLTWSGIAMHSGNLPGYPASHGCIRLPYDFSQQLFQITAKGGTVVVGDGKTPTPYLASNPGLMLAPTDFNPAMVRPLGKNDYEWKPERSTSGPITMVVSGADKALYVYRNGNPIGRASIEIKSGGFLGSRKELGNHVFTMLEGTTNKPSWWAPGRAARKWMRVTSSGAKLDVDDLGKRLRVNPDFATKVYDVISPGTTVIVTDQPAVRDIVRSSRILEN
- a CDS encoding phospholipase D family protein; the protein is MPPLNLMGSRRASGLFFNMNRQFALGIAALTLASCAGLPDTSGRVQSFARKDTGNTRVAHMARQFTTGHPGQTGVHALAKGPDALAARLALADLADKSLDVQYYIWHSDESGVLFVTKLLKAADRGVKVRLLLDDIGTMASDEGLQVLDNHPNIEVRLFNPVTLRSARMLGALLDFKRANRRMHNKTFIADNQAAIVGGRNIGDEYFGAHGDVNFADLDVVTVGPVVQDVSRQFDAYWNSPSSIGISALSQKHETPEQLALRRSAFEAKLTQAQASPTLAAAIENPLSAKLRNGNLAFLPARAWAVYDAPEKVTTAANDRATHLAPQLRSIVDDTQKVLFVVSPYFIPEKQGVDLFSNLRARGVRVVVLTNSLASTDVAAVHAGYKRYRKPLLRAGVEVYELKPVAGTGGGSGGSSPFGSSNKASLHAKTFTFDEHTTFIGSMNLDPRSLRLNTEIGVIIACPELASELTRKSLQGLERHAYRVQLEGGKLVWIATEDGHEVRYTTEPATTAWQRMKVNLLGCLPLEGQL
- a CDS encoding potassium channel family protein, with product MLANLLVAWCLMAFCVAIHATGLIYLLRWLRKQPAAAKQHVRTAVWILIRVAGWTILLHLTQIAVWAFHYCWAGAMPDLTTAAYFSVVTYTTTGYGDLVLPQDWRLVGGVESLTGILMCGLSTGMFFAVFSEFFIQSRGDTKTPAA
- a CDS encoding response regulator, which translates into the protein MLATPIQIYIVDDEPSVRAAYARLVRSAKMEPRTFCNVEEFLTTEVSDENACVVSDIKMPGSSGLALPGLLEKAGRHLPVIFTTAHDTPETRDTAQRAGAAGFFRKPVDGQALLDAIEWALSKPPNVSVVH
- a CDS encoding ATP-binding protein; this encodes MNSSVAAEHPPSHALRDALGSSMDDLLQVRAALDEHSMVCTTDSQGFITYVNGKFCEVTGYNRQEWLGQNHHLLQSEYHTEEFYDDLWQTISRGAVWRGEIQSRAQDGTCFWVAATIVPILDEDAKPGQFLSVCLDITEHKRLKAELEVRQHLQHLLADLSTQFVALPNEQVDSAILRTLQQIVEFMGLDRATLWQREDEQPGGMMLTHHWQRPGFPPLLPRFQPEENFPWIHEKIIRGEVFQFTRWSELPPEASREAALFRANGPKSLICIPLIGTGRTFGVLAFTTVLAERKWLPDEVTELKLVAQIIANVIGRRRAEERAEQLREEIAHSARASMLGELAAALAHELNQPLTAILSNAQAGRRFLSSGTIEPEEVGAILDDIARDGRRAGGVVHHLRAMLSNASPPREDCCLNEVIYEVTEFLHSEFVSQNIEVRYFLDPSPPKVHATRVEMQQILVNLLMNAIHAMKDTPAANRRIDITTQATKTKVTVKVRDHGSGIPAKELSSIFQPFFTTKSGGLGMGLSICRRMIEAHDGFIAACNHEDGGAVFAFSVPCVEALVDSQRG